The proteins below are encoded in one region of Leishmania mexicana MHOM/GT/2001/U1103 complete genome, chromosome 27:
- a CDS encoding putative eukaryotic translation release factor — translation MSGEKELTDAEKTIERYKVKKLIQMLESARGMGTSVISVYMTPKEQIAGMVAKLNNEYGTASNIKSHTNKLSVQSAITAALGRLKQIPRVPANGLLLYSGTVMTADNKEKKLTLDIEPFKAVSRSLYLCDNKFHTEELRRMLESDDKFGFIIMDGSGSTFATVCGDVKEKLGSFTVELPKKHGRGGQSKNRFARIRMERRHNYVRKVAETAVSYFITNDRPNVRGLVLAGSADFKEVLFQSDLLDPRLKEVVVKIVDVAHPGDVGLNQAIDLSADALSGVKLVQEKKLLQTFFDQIAMDTQQYCFGVNDTMRCLEAGAVETLICFEDLQVNRYVIIKNKGAEDEATEIHLLTEAEASKKNIHAHEAGKTQNEIESENFVDWLAQNYQKFGCTLELISDRSQEGTQLVRGFGGIGGILRYKMDVMALRDHEKKEEDDDRIAASNEEFDFDDDFM, via the coding sequence ATGTCCGGCGAGAAGGAGCTGACAGATGCGGAGAAGACCATTGAGCGGTACAAAGTCAAGAAGCTTATTCAGATGCTCGAGTCCGCGCGTGGTATGGGTACTAGCGTGATCAGCGTGTACATGACGCCGAAGGAGCAGATTGCCGGCATGGTGGCGAAGCTCAACAACGAGTACGGCACGGCGTCGAACATCAAGTCTCACACAAACAAGCTGAGCGTGCAGAGCGCCATCACGGCAGCCCTTGGACGCCTCAAGCAGATTCCGCGTGTGCCGGCGaatgggctgctgctgtactCCGGCACCGTGATGACGGCCGAcaacaaggaaaaaaagcTGACGCTTGACATTGAGCCCTTCAAGGCCGTCAGCCGCAGCCTCTACCTGTGCGACAACAAATTCCACACGgaagagctgcgccgcatgcTCGAGTCGGACGACAAGTTCGGCTTTATTATCATGGACGGTAGCGGCTCCACCTTCGCGACGGTGTGCGGCGATGTCAAGGAGAAACTCGGCTCCTTcacggtggagctgccgaAGAAGCACGGTCGTGGTGGTCAGAGTAAGAACCGTTTCGCGCGCATCCGTAtggagcggcggcacaaCTACGTGCGCAAGGTGGCCGAGACGGCGGTCAGCTACTTCATCACGAACGACCGCCCGAACGTGCGCGGTCTCGTGCTCGCCGGTTCAGCCGACTTCAAGGAGGTGCTTTTCCAGTCCGACCTCCTCGACCCTCGCCTAAAGGAGGTAGTGGTGAAGATCGTCGATGTGGCGCATCCGGGTGATGTGGGGCTGAACCAGGCCATCGACCTCTCCGCCGACGCCCTGTCGGGCGTCAAGCTGGTGCAGGAGAAGAAGCTGCTGCAAACCTTCTTCGACCAGATCGCGATGGACACGCAGCAGTACTGCTTCGGTGTGAATGACACAATGCGCTGCCTGGAGGCGGGTGCGGTAGAGACGCTCATCTGCTTCGAGGACCTCCAGGTGAACCGCTACGTCATCATCAAGAACAAGGGCGCTGAGGACGAGGCGACCGAAATTCACCTTCTGACCGAGGCAGAGGCGAGCAAGAAGAACATCCACGCCCACGAAGCTGGCAAGACGCAGAACGAGATCGAGTCGGAGAATTTTGTGGACTGGCTTGCCCAGAACTACCAGAAGTTCGGCTGCACCCTGGAGCTCATCAGCGACCGTAGCCAGGAGGGCACGCAGCTCGTGCGCGGCTTCGGCGGCATTGGCGGCATCCTGCGCTACAAGATGGACGTCATGGCGCTCCGAGACCAtgagaaaaaagaggaggatgACGATCGCATCGCCGCGAGCAACGAGGAATTCGACTTCGACGACGACTTCATGTAA
- a CDS encoding molybdopterin synthase sulphurylase-like protein,putative — protein sequence MDAGATDDTLPHPVFVSSVPTLTKDDVERFGRQMLVEEVGAAHMEQIRHAHVVCIGAGGLGSTILLYLAASGVGRLTIVDFDDVELSNLHRQVIHTTAAIGQPKALSAKASCLRLFPAARVDAVVEALSPTNAERLFATCDVVVDGTDNVAARYLINDAAMRCGKPLVSGSAMGWEGQLSVYGYRGGPCYRCLFPQPPPQETVGSCNDSGVMGPLPGMIGCLQALEVLKVATGVGETLNGRLFLFNGLRFSSRVVKLRGRQPHCAACGAAALADATPLPQLAAQTRPEYIPYSCPITSASSPPGTSCSALEYAAHARGSAAPQRRVTLDVRVRLQYDMAHLAHSVNVPYQSLLQWKRAGTVVTQLADVLDKALPPQSNTQDCMENGSAAASHDDAGPQVVVYVLCRRGINSLKAMTLIRAALGEAEARGDEAAVARLGRYIFRNVSGGLNAYHREVDSAFPYY from the coding sequence ATGGATGCAGGGGCGACGGACGATACTTTGCCGCACCCCGTGTTCGTTTCTTCGGTGCCGACCCTCACAAAGGACGATGTAGAGCGCTTTGGCCGGCAGATGctggtggaggaggtcggCGCCGCTCACATGGAGCAGATCCGCCACGCCCATGTCGTGTgcatcggcgccggcgggCTGGGCAGCACCATTCTGTTGTATCTCGCAGCGTCCGGGGTCGGGCGGCTCACGATTGTGGACTTTGATGACGTGGAGCTGTCGAACTTGCACCGGCAGGTGATTcacacgacggcggcgattGGCCAGCCAAAGGCGCTGAGTGCGAAGGCGTCGTGCCTGCGGCTATTTCCAGCAGCGCGTGTTGACGCGGTTGTGGAGGCTCTCAGCCCCACAAATGCCGAGCGGCTTTTTGCCACGTGCGACGTCGTCGTTGACGGCACAGACAACGTGGCTGCGCGCTACCTCATCAACGATGCCGCGATGCGTTGCGGCAAGCCTCTCGTTAGCGGAAGCGCCAtggggtgggaggggcaGCTCTCAGTGTACGGCTATCGCGGAGGCCCGTGCTATCGATGCTTGTTCCCGCAGCCACCCCCTCAGGAAACGGTCGGCAGCTGCAATGACAGTGGCGTGATGGGTCCTCTGCCAGGTATGATCGGCTGCTTGCAGGCGTTGGAGGTTTTGAAGGTGGCGACTGGAGTCGGTGAGACACTGAACGGCCGCCTGTTTCTCTTCAACGGTCTCCGCTTTTCCTCGCGCGTCGTCAAGTTACGCGGGCGGCAGCCACACTGTGCGgcctgcggcgctgcagcgttgGCGGACGCGACACCACTCCCGCAATTAGCCGCGCAGACGCGCCCCGAGTACATCCCGTACTCGTGCCCGATCACCTCAGCGTCGAGTCCACCTGGTACATCATGCAGCGCTTTGGAGTACgccgcgcatgcgcgcggCTCCGCTGCTCCTCAGCGCCGTGTCACACtcgacgtgcgtgtgcgcttgcaGTACGACATGGCGCACTTGGCGCATTCGGTAAACGTGCCGTaccagtcgctgctgcagtggaAGCGTGCGGGCACGGTGGTGACGCAGCTGGCGGACGTGTTGGACAAGGCACTGCCACCGCAGTCCAACACACAGGATTGCATGGAAAATgggtctgctgctgcttcccaTGACGACGCAGGGCCACAGGTAGTGGTTTACGTGCTGTGCCGTCGCGGCATCAATTCCCTCAAGGCAATGACCTTGATTCGCGCGGCGCtcggagaggcggaggcgaggggcGACGAAGCGGCCGTCGCCCGGCTTGGTAGGTACATCTTCCGGAacgtcagcggcggcctCAACGCCTACCACCGCGAGGTGGACAGCGCCTTTCCCTACTACTGA